CCAGTCGTCTTGGATGTACGCAATATCCATTGTTGCGGAAACCAGTACTCCAAGTACCCGCCACCGTTGAGGATGGAAATCTTGTCAGGGGTCTTTGCATCAAAGTGCATCTCGCTAATGTCTGCTGGCACTCTGCGTCCAATCGTCCGCTTGTGAACAAAGGCTAGATGTGCAACGTCAAGGACACTCTCTACAACCCGTGTTAAGTGGGCTTGCCACTCCTCATCATAGCCAGATAACACAAAGCGTGGGTCCTCTAGTTCTGGAAACACTCGTAAGTCAGGAAGTTTTTGAACGGGGCTCTCATGAGGATAAACCCAAATCAGTTGTGCCTTTTCCATTACGGGATATGCTTTGACTTTTGCAAATTCGGGAATGGGTCTGCCAGGATGTGCGGGGATTCGTTCGCAGCGTCCACTCTCGGAAAATTCCCAGCCGTGATAAGGGCACTGCAAACGCCCATTTACGGACTTCCCCAGCGACAAATCTGCCCCACGGTGCGCACAATACGCCTCTAGACAGCGAACCCGCCCGTGTCCGTCCCTGTATAGAACTAAATCCCGACCGGCTAAACGCCGCTTGATTGGCTTGTTTCTCAGTTCCTTGAACCATGCAACAGGATACCAAGTCATGGGGAACACGCTTTCGTCGCTCGGAAGTTTTTCGAAGGGCTGAGACTCACGGTTCGTTTTTGTGTACATGACCATTCCTCCAGTCATATCACGCATTGAGGTGCATCGAACTTCGTTGAAAAGACCAGTGCAACACTACACTAATATGCAGTCATTCAACATCGACATGCAATCTCTCGCAGCAACCATCGTACCGTTAATTTGTCTGGCTCGATCCGCTTGAAACGGTATCTACGGGCCATAATATGGGCGTCTCATCGCTGGCGACGAGCGCTGGCCCTATCGCCACAAGAAAGTTGTAACCACCAGTTTATACCAGTTTTCATCAACGGGGCGACGGACGATATTTACCGTTCGATAAGTGAAGCATTCAATCGATTGATGGCGACCTATTCCGTTGAAGAGCTCAAATTT
The Alicyclobacillus curvatus genome window above contains:
- a CDS encoding aromatic ring-hydroxylating dioxygenase subunit alpha, which codes for MYTKTNRESQPFEKLPSDESVFPMTWYPVAWFKELRNKPIKRRLAGRDLVLYRDGHGRVRCLEAYCAHRGADLSLGKSVNGRLQCPYHGWEFSESGRCERIPAHPGRPIPEFAKVKAYPVMEKAQLIWVYPHESPVQKLPDLRVFPELEDPRFVLSGYDEEWQAHLTRVVESVLDVAHLAFVHKRTIGRRVPADISEMHFDAKTPDKISILNGGGYLEYWFPQQWILRTSKTTGPQFVNYVVFSPIDSGHTKIFGFAGRTFARHIPGMNRIFSHYSRRILREDQGVVESQHPRPIPEALRMEAHVPADGPQIRFRQRWFDFLTGDEPRIIV